Proteins co-encoded in one Cytophaga hutchinsonii ATCC 33406 genomic window:
- a CDS encoding Dps family protein, whose product MSKLNSIGLDEQLAKELAEKLNDLLANYSIFYMNTRGYHWNISGDKFFELHLKFEELYNNLVLKIDEVAERVLTLAHTPMHSYADYLATSNIASVKNVTEGKVAIQHILDAFTVIITKQRDLLELSAKANDEGTNALMSDYIREQEKLVWMYRAYLGK is encoded by the coding sequence ATGAGCAAGTTAAATTCAATCGGGCTGGATGAGCAGTTGGCTAAAGAATTAGCAGAAAAATTGAATGATCTACTCGCGAATTATTCGATCTTTTATATGAATACGCGTGGGTATCACTGGAATATTTCCGGAGACAAGTTTTTTGAATTGCATCTTAAATTTGAAGAATTGTACAATAATCTTGTACTGAAAATAGATGAAGTTGCAGAACGTGTATTAACGCTTGCACATACACCGATGCATTCGTATGCCGATTATCTGGCCACATCTAACATTGCATCGGTAAAAAACGTGACGGAAGGGAAAGTAGCTATTCAGCATATTCTGGATGCATTTACGGTAATCATTACCAAGCAGCGTGATCTGTTGGAATTGTCTGCTAAAGCCAATGATGAGGGAACAAATGCATTAATGAGCGACTATATCCGGGAGCAGGAGAAGCTGGTCTGGATGT
- a CDS encoding metal ABC transporter permease, giving the protein MKELIRFLLLEDPNVRTVVFGTILLNLSASVVGTFAFLQKKSLSGDAVAHSILPGICIAFIAFQTKSLWVLLPGAFVTGWLSLYLVDLISHHSKLKQDTAIAVVLSVFFAVGIILLTYIQHSGSGAQSGLDSFLFGKAAALLEKDLLSYAIISMLVISITAFFFKEFMLISFDAVYAGSIGVPVRTLQLVLTTLTVISIVTGIQSVGVVLMSAMLITPAVAARYWTDNLKRLLLLAVLFNTFAAIIGSYISYRYPSMPTGPWIVLVISMFAFASILFAPKKGIVYSMYRVFKHKSLILKENILKALYQLGEQENRFQDTHALSNLLAKRNLPLWQVYPALYRLRFEGYLQHTGEGWALTNEGIERGKRIVRLHRLWEMYLSKNLLLPSDHVHDDAETIEHILTPELESRLEKSLNFPEVDPHEKKIPR; this is encoded by the coding sequence ATGAAAGAATTAATCCGCTTCCTCCTGCTTGAAGACCCCAACGTACGCACCGTTGTGTTCGGCACTATCCTGCTCAACCTGTCGGCTTCGGTAGTGGGGACCTTTGCTTTTTTACAGAAGAAAAGTCTTTCCGGTGATGCGGTAGCACATTCTATCTTACCGGGAATCTGCATCGCATTTATTGCCTTTCAAACAAAATCCCTGTGGGTATTGCTGCCCGGCGCTTTTGTAACCGGCTGGCTTTCCTTGTATCTGGTAGACCTGATTTCCCATCATTCAAAATTAAAACAGGACACCGCTATTGCCGTTGTGCTTTCTGTATTCTTTGCTGTGGGCATCATCTTATTAACCTACATACAACATTCCGGAAGCGGCGCGCAAAGCGGACTGGATAGTTTTCTGTTTGGAAAAGCAGCAGCGCTGTTAGAAAAAGACCTGCTTTCATATGCCATTATCAGTATGCTTGTTATAAGCATTACTGCATTTTTCTTTAAAGAATTTATGCTGATCAGTTTCGATGCTGTTTATGCAGGCAGTATTGGTGTACCTGTACGCACATTACAGCTGGTTTTAACAACCTTAACCGTTATTTCCATTGTAACCGGAATACAATCCGTTGGTGTTGTATTAATGTCGGCCATGCTCATCACCCCTGCTGTAGCAGCACGTTACTGGACGGATAATTTAAAACGCCTCCTGCTGCTTGCCGTGTTGTTTAATACGTTTGCCGCTATCATAGGCTCGTATATCTCCTACCGCTACCCATCTATGCCAACGGGCCCGTGGATCGTGCTGGTGATATCCATGTTTGCGTTTGCATCTATTCTGTTTGCTCCGAAGAAAGGCATCGTGTACAGCATGTATCGTGTATTCAAACACAAATCGTTAATCTTAAAGGAAAACATTCTGAAAGCCTTATATCAGTTAGGCGAACAGGAGAATCGGTTTCAGGATACACATGCATTAAGTAATCTGCTGGCAAAACGGAATCTTCCGCTGTGGCAGGTATACCCTGCTTTATACCGTTTGCGCTTTGAAGGTTATCTGCAGCATACAGGCGAAGGCTGGGCACTTACAAATGAAGGCATCGAACGTGGAAAACGTATCGTGCGTCTGCATCGCTTGTGGGAAATGTATCTATCAAAGAATTTGTTACTTCCATCCGATCACGTACACGATGATGCTGAAACCATTGAACACATTCTTACACCCGAACTGGAATCGCGGCTGGAGAAAAGTTTAAACTTCCCGGAAGTAGATCCGCATGAAAAGAAAATACCACGGTAA
- a CDS encoding metal-dependent transcriptional regulator: protein MLTHTEENYIKTIYHLSGEDNRDVSTNGIAEVLKTKPASVTDMLRKLSEKSFINYIKYQGVTLTKKGKKEALQIIRKHRLWEVFLVDKLKFHWDEVHDIAEQLEHIQSSVLISRLDEFLGNPAFDPHGDPIPDQQGEITVRRKYLLCDMSVGFKGIVVGMLETSPAFLQYLDRLNICPGAKITIKDRIVFDGSLEIVLQESKHLVISYEVAKNLYVTD, encoded by the coding sequence ATGCTAACCCACACCGAAGAAAACTACATCAAAACAATTTACCATTTGTCCGGTGAGGATAACCGGGATGTATCTACGAACGGAATTGCTGAAGTATTAAAGACCAAACCTGCTTCCGTTACGGATATGCTTCGTAAACTTTCGGAAAAATCTTTTATCAATTACATCAAATACCAGGGGGTAACACTTACTAAAAAAGGCAAAAAAGAAGCCTTGCAGATTATCCGTAAGCACCGTTTGTGGGAAGTATTTTTGGTAGATAAGCTAAAGTTTCATTGGGATGAAGTACACGATATAGCTGAGCAGCTGGAACACATTCAATCGAGCGTATTAATAAGCCGGCTGGATGAATTTCTGGGCAATCCGGCTTTTGACCCGCATGGTGACCCTATTCCCGATCAGCAGGGAGAGATTACCGTGCGGAGGAAGTACCTCTTATGCGACATGTCTGTCGGGTTTAAAGGAATTGTTGTGGGCATGCTTGAAACTTCCCCGGCATTTCTTCAATACTTAGATCGCTTAAATATTTGTCCGGGTGCAAAAATTACCATTAAAGACCGCATTGTGTTTGATGGTTCACTTGAAATTGTACTCCAGGAAAGCAAACATCTGGTTATTTCTTATGAAGTAGCCAAAAACCTATACGTTACCGATTAA
- a CDS encoding metal ABC transporter permease, translating into MNDLYIILTGILVAVSCSILGTFLVLRKMAMVGDAISHAVLPGIVLSFFITGSRDSIWMLVGAGLMGIFTTLIIEWLHKKTKLQEDASIGVTFTFLFALGVLLISYFAENIDLDQECVLYGEIAYVPLNTLLIGGVEIPKAIVMLAVVLILITAIIFFFFKEWVLTTFDAPYAASIGMSTVFWNYLLMSMVSFTTVASFESVGAILVVAFLVVPAAAAYLVTESLRNTLFLAIIFGILSSVIGYYSASALDVSISGAMAAAAGCIFIICFIIQLITKRITSSPSIIDPKESVG; encoded by the coding sequence ATGAACGATTTATACATCATCCTCACCGGCATACTGGTTGCCGTTTCGTGCAGCATCTTAGGCACCTTTCTGGTATTGCGTAAGATGGCCATGGTTGGCGATGCCATCTCGCATGCGGTATTGCCGGGTATTGTACTTTCTTTCTTCATCACCGGCAGCCGCGATTCCATCTGGATGCTGGTCGGTGCCGGACTGATGGGTATATTTACCACACTTATTATTGAGTGGCTGCACAAGAAAACCAAACTGCAGGAAGATGCTTCCATCGGCGTAACATTCACCTTTCTGTTTGCACTGGGCGTACTGCTCATCTCCTACTTTGCCGAAAATATTGATCTGGATCAGGAGTGCGTATTGTATGGAGAGATTGCGTATGTACCGCTCAACACACTTCTGATCGGCGGAGTGGAAATACCCAAGGCAATTGTAATGCTTGCGGTTGTGCTGATTCTTATAACAGCAATTATCTTTTTCTTTTTTAAGGAATGGGTACTTACAACATTTGATGCGCCTTATGCAGCATCTATTGGTATGAGTACGGTGTTCTGGAACTACCTGCTTATGTCTATGGTATCCTTTACAACCGTTGCATCTTTTGAATCGGTTGGGGCTATTCTGGTTGTTGCCTTTTTAGTGGTACCGGCGGCGGCGGCTTATTTAGTTACAGAGTCTTTACGTAATACCTTATTCCTGGCCATTATCTTCGGTATCCTGTCGTCTGTGATCGGCTACTACAGTGCCTCTGCGCTGGATGTTTCTATATCTGGCGCCATGGCAGCAGCGGCAGGCTGTATCTTCATCATTTGTTTTATTATTCAGCTGATTACAAAACGCATCACATCTTCGCCTTCTATTATTGATCCGAAAGAATCTGTGGGCTGA
- a CDS encoding metal ABC transporter ATP-binding protein, with the protein MIEHVENPVVEIHDLTVSYSKRPVLWNIDLTIPKGVLAGIIGPNGAGKSTLIKTAMGLIPKASGYVKLFDQDLELIRKKVSYVPQRESVDWDFPASALDVVLMGRYGHAGIFKSLRQADKEVATECLRKVGMEAFADRQISQLSGGQQQRVFLARALAQDADLYFMDEPFAGVDASTEKTIIALLKEMTAKGKTIIVVHHDLNSADEYFDWILLLNTRLIASGPTQKVFTKELLQKTYGGKLNILSSVGDLLHKEQFPNRE; encoded by the coding sequence ATGATTGAACACGTTGAAAACCCGGTAGTGGAAATACATGACCTGACGGTAAGTTATTCAAAACGTCCGGTTTTATGGAACATTGACCTTACCATACCCAAAGGTGTACTGGCAGGGATCATCGGACCGAATGGTGCCGGTAAATCTACCCTGATCAAAACTGCAATGGGTCTGATTCCAAAAGCCAGCGGCTATGTAAAATTATTTGATCAGGATCTGGAATTGATCCGGAAAAAAGTAAGCTATGTACCGCAGCGCGAATCCGTTGACTGGGACTTTCCGGCTTCGGCACTTGACGTTGTGTTAATGGGCAGGTATGGACATGCAGGCATTTTCAAATCACTGCGCCAGGCCGATAAAGAAGTAGCGACCGAGTGCCTGCGTAAAGTAGGTATGGAAGCTTTTGCAGACAGACAGATTTCTCAGCTTTCAGGCGGGCAGCAGCAGCGTGTTTTCCTTGCGCGCGCACTGGCACAGGATGCGGACTTGTATTTTATGGACGAGCCATTTGCCGGTGTGGATGCTTCTACCGAAAAAACGATCATTGCCTTATTAAAAGAAATGACAGCAAAAGGAAAAACGATCATTGTGGTACATCATGACCTGAACTCTGCCGACGAATATTTTGATTGGATCTTATTATTGAATACACGGCTTATTGCCAGCGGACCAACACAAAAAGTATTTACAAAAGAACTGCTTCAGAAAACATACGGCGGCAAGCTCAACATCCTATCCAGTGTAGGTGACCTGCTGCACAAAGAACAGTTTCCAAACAGAGAATAA
- a CDS encoding metal ABC transporter solute-binding protein, Zn/Mn family: MKHILYYCLFAFLLSCSGGSDKTASDTQKPVIVTTTGMIGDAVKNLVGDRAEVIPLMGPGVDPHLYKATQGDLERLQNADVIVYNGIHLEGKMSEILEKLASKKVVIAMSDGISTNKLRLLDAGSKVYDPHIWFDVALWKDAVAALAKTLAEKQPALEETISKNSIVYLMQLDSLHQDVKKQMAEIPKAQRVLITAHDAFGYFGLAYDTEVKGLQGISTVSDFGLNDVTQLVNLIVERKIKSVFVETSVSDQSIKAVLDGCRQKGHNIAIGGTLFSDAMGAAGTPEVTYEGMVRKNVATIVAALK; this comes from the coding sequence ATGAAACACATTCTTTATTACTGCCTGTTTGCCTTTCTTCTATCCTGCTCCGGCGGATCAGATAAAACAGCTTCCGACACACAAAAACCGGTGATCGTTACAACAACCGGTATGATCGGCGATGCGGTCAAAAACCTGGTTGGCGATCGTGCAGAAGTAATCCCGCTGATGGGCCCGGGTGTAGATCCGCATTTATATAAAGCCACACAAGGCGATCTGGAACGCTTGCAAAATGCAGATGTAATTGTATATAATGGTATTCACCTGGAAGGTAAAATGTCTGAAATCCTTGAGAAATTAGCGTCTAAAAAAGTGGTGATTGCCATGAGCGACGGAATTTCAACAAATAAACTGCGTCTGCTGGACGCCGGTTCAAAAGTATATGATCCGCATATCTGGTTTGATGTAGCACTCTGGAAAGATGCGGTTGCTGCATTAGCAAAAACACTGGCTGAAAAGCAGCCAGCCTTAGAGGAAACAATATCGAAAAACAGTATCGTTTATCTGATGCAATTAGATAGCTTGCATCAGGATGTTAAAAAACAAATGGCAGAAATACCGAAAGCACAGCGTGTATTAATAACTGCACACGATGCCTTTGGGTACTTTGGCCTTGCTTATGATACAGAAGTAAAAGGATTACAAGGTATTTCAACCGTATCTGATTTTGGTTTGAATGATGTTACACAGTTGGTTAATCTGATTGTGGAGCGCAAAATAAAATCGGTATTTGTTGAAACTTCTGTTTCGGACCAATCCATTAAAGCAGTACTGGATGGATGCCGCCAGAAAGGCCACAACATTGCCATCGGGGGAACACTTTTCTCTGACGCAATGGGCGCTGCAGGTACGCCGGAAGTCACCTATGAAGGTATGGTACGTAAAAACGTAGCAACGATTGTTGCGGCGTTAAAATAA
- a CDS encoding thioredoxin family protein, whose product MKSKISVFAALFLCVICAGFIFLPKENETASTTVEEVKWLTYDQAVALSKKNPKPIFIDVYTDWCGWCKTMDKNTFSNHKVAAYLNKRFYSVKLNPEKKDTVHYKGVAMTNGALAGKIFHATSYPTTVYLEGDETLLQPIPGYQAPNDLYRIIHYIGENHYKTTTWDDFSKSFNESAE is encoded by the coding sequence ATGAAATCAAAAATCAGCGTATTCGCTGCACTGTTCCTATGTGTGATATGTGCAGGTTTTATCTTTCTTCCAAAAGAAAATGAAACAGCCTCAACAACGGTAGAAGAAGTTAAATGGTTAACGTATGACCAGGCAGTTGCATTGAGTAAAAAAAATCCGAAACCTATTTTCATCGATGTGTATACAGATTGGTGCGGCTGGTGCAAAACAATGGATAAAAACACATTCAGCAATCACAAAGTCGCAGCTTATCTGAACAAACGTTTTTATTCCGTAAAATTAAATCCAGAGAAAAAAGATACGGTGCATTACAAAGGTGTTGCCATGACAAACGGCGCACTGGCAGGTAAAATATTTCACGCAACTTCCTACCCTACTACCGTGTACCTGGAAGGCGACGAAACATTATTGCAGCCGATACCGGGCTATCAGGCACCAAATGATTTATACCGCATCATTCATTATATTGGCGAAAACCATTATAAAACCACAACGTGGGATGATTTTTCTAAAAGTTTTAACGAATCAGCTGAATAA
- a CDS encoding glycosyltransferase, whose translation MMKHRILLGSVLKPTNDSRMYEKIGESLSVLPNSEIHVAGYKSEQNDLKNIRFYPIFSSARLSVLRFIAPWKFLFLAVKVKPHTIICSTHELLLVTCLYKILFGCKFIYDVQENYFYNILYTDTFPSFLKPVLAHWVKLKETVCKKQLDGYLLAEKTYQQELNGRIHEPALVLENKYQGACPNKLEIVKITEGNKIRLLYSGTIDTSYGVFEAIDLIIRLYLLDFRFELTIIGFAPNNRELTKVKNRIAPYPFIKLIGGDKPVPHPDILSAIKTHDFGLLPYRFNESTTLRVPTKLFEYLLNHLPVISSHNKTWEEYIKKFNAGIIIPFSDLPKATIIKEQILNTEFYTQGNPAELIWEESKLLNWYSEHFLN comes from the coding sequence ATGATGAAACACAGAATTTTACTGGGTTCGGTCTTAAAGCCAACAAATGATTCCCGAATGTACGAAAAAATCGGGGAAAGTCTGAGCGTTTTACCAAATTCAGAAATTCATGTTGCCGGATATAAAAGTGAACAGAACGACCTGAAAAATATCCGGTTTTATCCAATTTTTTCCTCCGCGCGCCTATCCGTTTTACGGTTTATTGCACCTTGGAAATTTCTCTTTTTAGCAGTTAAAGTAAAACCTCATACCATCATATGTTCAACACATGAATTACTGCTAGTTACCTGTTTATACAAAATATTATTTGGTTGTAAATTTATTTACGATGTACAAGAAAATTACTTTTATAATATCCTCTATACCGACACATTCCCGTCTTTTTTAAAGCCTGTTCTTGCTCATTGGGTGAAGCTAAAAGAAACCGTGTGTAAAAAGCAATTAGACGGCTATTTATTAGCAGAAAAAACATATCAACAGGAACTCAACGGACGTATTCATGAACCTGCTCTTGTACTTGAAAACAAGTATCAGGGTGCTTGTCCGAACAAATTGGAAATAGTAAAAATCACAGAAGGAAATAAAATCCGGCTGTTGTATTCCGGAACAATTGACACTTCTTACGGAGTTTTTGAAGCAATTGATTTAATTATACGGCTTTACTTACTTGACTTCCGGTTTGAATTAACCATCATTGGTTTTGCCCCCAATAACCGTGAACTTACTAAAGTCAAAAACCGCATCGCTCCCTACCCGTTCATCAAGCTTATCGGGGGCGATAAACCTGTACCACACCCTGACATTTTATCAGCTATCAAGACCCACGACTTCGGATTACTCCCGTACCGTTTTAATGAAAGTACAACCCTTCGGGTACCTACCAAACTGTTTGAGTATTTACTGAATCATCTTCCGGTTATCAGTTCACACAATAAAACATGGGAGGAATACATCAAAAAATTCAATGCCGGTATCATTATTCCTTTTTCAGATCTTCCTAAAGCAACGATCATAAAAGAACAGATTTTAAATACAGAGTTTTATACCCAGGGCAACCCGGCCGAATTGATCTGGGAAGAATCAAAATTATTGAACTGGTACAGCGAACACTTTTTAAACTAA
- a CDS encoding 2,3,4,5-tetrahydropyridine-2,6-dicarboxylate N-succinyltransferase has translation MKEIIEKAWEDRSLLSTSEVQNTINAVIEELDKGRLRVAQPNEDGSWTVNDWVKKAVIMYFPIRKMETIECGPMEFYDKMALKTGYEALGVRVVPHAVARYGAYLAKGTILMPSYVNIGAYVDSGTMVDTWATVGSCAQIGKDVHLSGGVGIGGVLEPVQAAPVIIGDGAFLGSRCIVVEGVRVGKEAVLGANVVLTASSKIIDVTGPEPVEYKGFVPERSVVIPGTIPKEFASGTYQVPCALIIGKRKPSTDLKTSLNDALRENNVSI, from the coding sequence ATGAAAGAAATTATTGAAAAAGCGTGGGAAGATCGTTCATTGCTTTCCACTTCAGAAGTACAGAATACAATTAATGCAGTTATTGAAGAGTTGGATAAGGGCCGTTTGCGTGTTGCTCAACCAAATGAAGATGGCAGCTGGACAGTAAATGACTGGGTAAAAAAGGCCGTGATTATGTATTTCCCGATCCGGAAAATGGAAACCATTGAATGTGGTCCGATGGAGTTTTATGACAAAATGGCGTTAAAAACAGGGTACGAAGCATTGGGGGTCCGAGTGGTTCCGCATGCTGTTGCACGTTATGGCGCATACCTGGCAAAGGGGACAATCCTTATGCCTTCTTATGTAAATATCGGTGCTTATGTAGATTCAGGTACCATGGTTGATACCTGGGCAACGGTTGGCAGCTGCGCGCAGATCGGTAAAGATGTACATTTGAGTGGTGGTGTTGGTATTGGCGGTGTATTAGAGCCTGTACAGGCAGCTCCTGTAATTATTGGTGATGGTGCTTTTTTAGGGTCCAGATGTATTGTCGTTGAGGGAGTTAGAGTTGGGAAAGAAGCGGTATTAGGTGCTAATGTTGTTTTAACAGCAAGCTCTAAAATTATAGATGTCACTGGTCCTGAACCTGTAGAATATAAAGGTTTTGTTCCGGAACGTTCCGTTGTTATTCCGGGTACTATTCCGAAAGAATTTGCTTCAGGTACATACCAGGTCCCATGTGCCTTAATCATTGGCAAAAGAAAACCAAGTACAGATTTGAAGACATCGTTGAATGATGCGTTAAGAGAAAACAACGTAAGCATATAA